CCAGTAGCCAGGAAGCTGGTTGACCAGCGAATCAACACTCATATCCACTGATTTCACCTATAATTATTTTTTATTGTTTTGAATGATAAAATGGTACGTCATTCTAATTGATGATGAAATAAAAAAAGCCAGACATCTCACAATATCTGGCAAATACAAGAATAACTCTTGTCGACGTGTAGAAGAGGTTCTACGACTCAGCGAGGGTCAGCCGAGCAATAGATGTATCAACAATACGATTACTGATACCGTGACCAAACGCGCTAGCGCCTGACCACGGGGCTAATGTATCGCGTGGGCTTAGATCGAGAAAGGGGGGAAATCCCCCCTTCGATTTATAAATGTGATCTCGGGCTAGTTAATTGCCCTAACTACGCGAAATCCAACGTAATTTGCCGCACTTGATGGTGATAAGTAGAGGCGTTCATAGGCTACGGCTTGAGCCGGAGAGAAGTTCCAAGCTCCGCCTTTGGCTACGCCTTGCTGATGATTGGTCCATTGCCACACATTTCCGACCGCATCGTAGATGCCGAGAGAGTTTGCTGGGAAGGCTGTAACAGGAGACGTGCTGATATTAGCCCATGGAGAACTGCTCCAGCCGGTGTTTGCATCACCAGAGACAAAATGATTCCCCCACCAGTAGTCTTCTTGACTGCCGGCGCGAGCTGCAATTTCCCATTCATCTTCGCTTGGTAATCGGTATTGATGGCCTGTTTGACTTGAAAGCCATTCAACATAGGCTTCGGCATCATTACGGCTGACACAGACCACTGGCGAGTTGGCTGCTTGTTTAAAGCCTGGATTACGCCAATAGCTTTTGGCTACCGCTGTCACTTCACCATTTTCTAGCGCAGTGCAGGTATTTTTTAACTCAGCATCGGTCTGGTAGTCGGTTTGACGAACGAAATGATCAAAATCCCCTACCGTGACAGGTGTCGCACCGATTCCGAAAGCATGATCAAGGAAGAATTGATTTGAAGCGTTCTCGCCAAGCATATATTCACCAGGAGTGACCGCGACCATCTGTGGTGCTTTCATGCCGTTTCCAATTAGGTCGGCAAACTGATCGCCCGCCTTCAACTCGTTGGCATTTTGTTTGAGATTGGCTCTAAAGTTGCGGTCCCCATTCAGCGCGATATCTTGCTTAAAGGTCTTGTAGCCATCTTTTTTGATCACCAAATGATGTTGACCCACTGGCAGCATAATCTCGACCGGCGTACTGCCGTAAGAGACACCGTCGACAAATACGCTGTCATTGTATTGGTTAGAACGTATCGCTAATGTCACCCAAGCAATTTCTTGTTCATCTTGGAACTGTTGACCCGAGACATAACCAGGGGCAAAGCAGTATTGCTTGTCGACGCCAAGTAAAGTACAGGCGGTTGTCTCACTAGGGCGGGCCTCTAGTGCCACATCCATCAATGTTTGGTAGCGCTGACCATCATAAAACCCTGCCTTAGTCGTTTTATGGCGCAGTACATGAATGTTGAACGAGGCTTTATTGGCATTCGCTTGTACCAACGAAGCTTCAGTGACTTGATCAATTAACTGTGTCTGGAAGGTTTTTACTGCTTTTTGCAATGCCAGTTCACGCGTTTGCGCATCACATTGTGCAAGCGTCATATCGGATTGACAGCGATTGGTAAAGCCAACGCTGACTTCTTGCTCAGGGGTTAACTCATTTTTAAGCCGTTCAACACGCGCACGGATTTTCGCACTGTCAAACTGTGCGATCTCTTCTTCGATAGCACGCACTTGTGCTTGCTGCGTGATTAATTGTTGTTGGGCTTCTTCAAGGCTCTGCTCGGCACTGAGCTGTTGGCTTTGGTTCTGTTTTAGTTGCTTCCAAACATCTTGGTAGGCAGCTTGTGTCGCTGCTAGATCGACGCTTGGGTCATCAATCATTCGTTGGTAATCAGTTTCTAACTGAGTTTTTGCCGCTAAGAACTTTTTATTGAGTGATGCGCCCTGTTGCGTTATTTCCGCTAACTCATCCTTGCGCTGAGCAACGATTGTTTGTTGTTCATTACGAGTCTGCTGGGCATTTTTTAGTTCGGCATGTTTCGAAAATAGCTGATCTTCAATTGCTACCACCGAGTCTGCGGTTGTGGATTCTGCAACAGCAGAAGCACTGATAAGACAGGGGGCAAGTGCCAAAAAAAGAGTCGAGAAACGTGTTCGCATCGTCGTATATCTATCTAAAGTTAAATTTATTGGGGTATTTTATACGAAAACGCCATTTTGTCTTAAGTTTCCTCTGGATAACTTAGAGTCAAAATGGCGCTTTAGTTCAGCTTTGTGAATTGGCTCGTTTTATTGTAAAGAACAAGTTATCTTAGCTTTGTTCATTTGAGCGCAGTTTTACCCATACCGTATCGTTGTGCGTGATGGTCACTTCACGGTTGTAGGTTTGGTAACCTTGTTTGGAAACCGTTACTTTGTGTAGACCTTTCGGTAGCATTAGCTCAACAGGAGTGCTGCCGTATTTTACACCGTTGATCACCACGTTATCGTTGTACTGATCTGAACGTACCGTTACGCTCACCCAGTTTTTATCTTGTTGCTTCTTTTGCGCGATTGACTCGTCTTTCAAACAGTAGCGTGAAGAAACGTTCAACATCTTACATGCTGCGGTCGCTTCAGGTTTGGCTTGAAGTTGCGCTTGAAGTTCAGTGAAGTAACTGTTGTTACCTTCAAAACCGGCACGGATGATTTGGCTTTCTTGAACGTGCACGTTCAACTGAACACCATTGGCATTTTGCTTCGCGAGGTTTGCTTCTGTCAGTCTATCCATCAGCTTCGCTTTAAATGCTTTCACCGCTTTTTGTTTTGTTAGTTGTTGACCTTGGCTAGTACACTCACCCAGCGTCATCGTTGCAGAACAAGTCGTTTTAAAACTGGTTTGAATCACATCGCTTTCACTCAGTTCCGCTGCTAGGCGCTTAACTCGAGCTTCAACTTTTTGCTCTTCTAGATAAGTAAATTCTGCTTTTAGGCGAGCTTGTTTCTGCTTAATTTGAGAAAGGCGAACTTCGCTTTCTGTCGCTAACTGCTGGTTCTCAAGCATCTCAGACTGATTTTGCTTAACCGAAGCCCATGCATCTTGATACTCCTTTTGGAAGCTCATTAAATCGATGTCAGGATCGTCAAGTAGTCGGCTGTACTGCTTGTCTAGCGCAGATTTTGCTCGATTACGCTTAGCATTCAGTTCCTGCTCATCACGCTTTAGTTTGGCGTTTTCATTTTGCAGTTGCTGAAATCGTTGAGCTTCAGAATCGTACTCAGCTACGGTAGTACTAAGTTCTGATTGTTTGTTGCTTAGTTTTTCATCGATGACAGCAACAGGATCAGCGGAAGCTTCTTCTGCAGCTACCGAAGTCGATAGCCAAAATGGGCTTAGCGCGAGCAATAGCGCTGGGATGCGACGTGTGATCATAAGTCTCTACAACAAGTAAGTTTTAATTCACTGAATATTATTAATATATAAGACATTGGTTTGACAGTCCTTTGTATCAATACTGTCGCACATAAGTGTCTTGCATATCCTTCGGCACTTAAGGATTCATAGACTACCATAAGTTTATAAAAATAAACCTAAAGTGCTACTCATTATTTTGTGCACTTCACGGAAATAAGCAAGAAAAGATTACAGTTACACCCGTTGGAGTGGAACTAGAAGTGACATTGACCGTAATTTATGTGCACTTGATCATTCTTCCGAGCGTTTTTTTTACTCAATTGGATGATTTTTATACAGAAAGGCAAAGGGCGCAGCGTGAGGCTTGAATGAGTTTCGTCACCAAAGTTAACGCAAGGTGCTCTTCAATACCTCGCTTGAGGTGGTTTTTACTGTCTATCCTGAGGTTACTTGGCTATAAAATTATTATACCATCCGTTTAAAACTGGCCTTTGCTGTAGCGATTTATGAGCGACGAAAACAAATCTTCCTCCCCAACACCGAGTTTGCTGGTGCCAAAACCTGCGGAGCTGGTGACTTTGCCTTCCTATATGGATTGTCATGACCATTACTACACGCAGATTGTGATTGGACTTAAAGGGCAAGCGGAATTTGAAGTTAATGGGGTTGGCAACTTAGTCGGTCCAGGGCAGGGGTGTGTGGTGACTTCGGGTTCTGGTCATGCATTTGGTGGCGTGTTCGAGCAATCCGACATTTTGGTATTAAACATGCCATTACCGAGTCAGACCGAGCCTCTGATGCTGAAAAAGCTTAATGAGCTTAACCAAAAAGACGTTTATTTTCAGTTGGATGTGCAAATTCAACGCTTAATACAGATGTTGGTGGCAGAAATGCAAGCCAGCCCAGATGACTTACTACTTAGCCGTGCCTGTAATGATACTGTGATGGCATTGCTGCAGCGCCACACATCCACATTACAAGTTAGCCGCAAAGAGTCTCGTTTTGATTTGGACGCCATCGACCGTTATATCGAGCAACATTTGACACAAAAGATCTCAGTCGCACAGCTCGCAGGCAGTGTTTTCTTGGGGGAGAGTCAGTTTCACAGCTTGTTCAAAGAGCAGTTGGGCGTGACACCACATCAATATGTGCTGTCGAAACGAATCGATATGGCTAAGCAGTTAATTGAGCAGCGCAACTTAACACTTGGACAAATTGCTGAGCTCACGGGGTTCTCTGGGCAAAGTACATTTGCTCATGCCTTCTCACGTCTTCAAGGACTGTCGCCCTCTCAATATAAGAAACGATTTGGTTAATTTAGAAAACAAATAGGGCTTAATATTTTGCTTTTGTTGGTGTGATCATGTTTTTGTTTTGTTAAATATCGAAGTTTTAAGCAAATAATCCGGAGTTTTTGACAAGTATTCTCTCTGCCCTCACAATACACTGCTCGCCATTGTAGTAAACCCGCTTAACAATTAAGCAGGTGTGAGATTGAGGAATACGTATGTTTACAGCAACAGATGTGTTGAACGCTGAGTTTATCGAGCAGCCGCTAGATAAACTGTGGGCGTTGATCTCGCCACTTTATATGGTGGACGAATCACAATGGCTTGAGCAACTTCTCCCTTTGGCGACGCCAAGTGAGCCAGAGAATGCGCAGATAGCACAACAAACAACGCAATTAATCGAAGCCATCCGCGCAGATAAAAAATCCGTTCAAATGATTGATGCCTTGTTACTTGAGTACAGCTTAGATACTCAAGAAGGGATCTTATTGATGTGTTTGGCTGAAGCGCTGATGCGTATTCCAGATGCTGACACAGCGGATGCGCTGATCCGCGATAAACTCAGTGTGGCAGATTGGAAGTCTCACCTTAAGAATTCAGATTCGGTGTTTGTTAATGCCTCTACTTGGGGGTTGATGCTAACAGGCAAGGTGGTTGGTTTAGGTGCCAACCAGCAACCAAGTCCAAGCCAAGCAGTGAATCGCTTAGTTAACAAGTTGTCTGAGCCAGTGATTCGTCAAGCAATGAATCAAGCGATGAAGATAATGGGTCATCAGTTTGTTTTAGGGCGCAGTATCCACGAGGCACAGAAAAATGGCCTAGCTATGCGTGAGAAAGGCTTTACCTACTCATACGACATGCTTGGTGAGGCGGCGTTAACTGCTGCCGATGCAAATAAGTACTTTAAAGACTATCTGATGGCAATTGAAGCTGTGGGCAGAGATATCTCCGCGACAACTGCCTCGCCTGCACCATCAGTTTCTATCAAGTTATCTGCGTTACATCCCCGCTACGAAGTGGCGAATCAAGCTCGTGTAATGACTGAGTTACATGACATCTTGCTACAACTGCTGACTCGAGCAAGAGAGCTTGATGTTGCTATCACCATTGACGCTGAAGAAGCTGATCGACTTGAGCTGTCGCTAAAGTTATTTGCCAAATTGTTCCAACACCCGACTGTGCAAGGGTGGGGCAAATTTGGTTTGGTGATTCAAGCCTATTCTAAACGTGCATTGCCAGTGTTGGTTTGGTTGAACCGTTTAGCCAAACAGCAAGGCGATGTGATTCCTCTTCGCTTAGTGAAAGGGGCGTATTGGGACAGTGAGATCAAGTGGTCTCAACAGGCGGGTTATGAAAACTACCCGGTGTATACCCGCAAAGAGTCAACGGATGTTGCTTATCTTGCCTGCGCTCGCTTCTTATTGAGTGAAGGGGTACGCGGCAATATTTACCCGCAGTTTGCGAGTCACAATGCTCAAACTGTCACTTCAATCGCGCAGATGGCGACACATCGAGATTATGAATTTCAGCGTCTGCATGGTATGGGGGAATCTCTCTATAACCATGTTATGACCACATATCAGCAGCCCGTGCGTATTTATGCTCCTGTTGGTAGCCATAAAGATCTTCTGCCTTATTTGGTTCGCCGTCTCCTTGAAAATGGCGCAAATAGCTCTTTTGTTCATCGTTTGGTCGATGCTCGTTGTCCTGTTGAAAGTTTGACGGTTCATCCGGTCGATGCGCTGACTCAGTTTGAAAGTTTAAGTAACCGCTCTATCCCGCTGCCACGTGATATTTTCCCAAATCGAAAAAACTCGTTGGGAATTAATATTGATATCGAAAGCGAAGCGCTGCTTTTGGAACCGCAAGTGGCACAATGGATGACGCATCAATGGCACCTTGGTCCTGTGATTAATGGACAGTCAGTTGACGAAAGCATGATCAAGGAAAAGGCAGAGCAAGTTGTGGTGACCGCCCCTTATGACCGTCGTATCGAAGTTGGAACCATGACTTTCTCCAACCTTGATCATGTTTCCGAAGCGATCGCCGGAGCGGAGCTCGCGTTTACCACTTGGCACTCTTTACCGTTTGCTGAAAGAGCAAAACCATTGGAGAAACTGGCGGATTTATTGGAGCAAAATCTCGCCGAGTTGGTAGCGCTGTGCCACAAAGAGGCGGGCAAAACCATCCATGATGCGATTGATGAAGTGCGTGAAGCTGTCGACTTTTGCCGTTTTTATGCCAAGCAAGAATCAGCGCTCGCGCCTATCTCGGTCGCGAGCTTTGACGGCACTGATAAACAGGTCACTCGCCAGGGGCGTGGTGTGTTCGTTTGCATTAGTCCTTGGAACTTCCCTTTGGCAATTTTCCTCGGGCAAGTGACGGCGGCGTTAGTTGCTGGCAATACCGTTGTAGCAAAACCTGCTGAGCAAACCAGCTTAATTGCTGCGCGAGCGGTTGGGCTGATGTTAGAGGCCGGTTTCCCTGCTGGTGTTATTCAACTCGTCGTGGGTAAGGGCGCTGAAATTGGTGCGGCACTGACTTCCCATCCTGCCATCGCAGGCGTTGCGTTTACCGGTTCAACGTTAACGGCGCAGCGAATCAATCAATCCCTTGCTAAGAGAGAGGCAGCTCCAGTGCCTTTGATTGCTGAAACTGGCGGGCAAAATGCAATGATCGTTGATAGCACAGCACTGCCTGAGCAAGTGGTGCGAGATGTGATTCGTTCTGCATTTGCTTCTGCTGGACAGCGATGCAGCGCGTTACGTGTGCTGTATGTGCAAGAGGATATCGCTGACCGCATCATTGGATTGATTCATGGCGCAATGAACGAGCTATCGGTTGGATTACCTTATCTGCATGCGACTGACGTTGGCCCTGTGATTGATAGTGGGGCAAAGCAAAAACTCATAAAGCATATCGACTCAATGGCAAGCCAATACAAAACGGTGGCCCAACTGACGTTAGGTGACGCTTGTGAGCACGGTGACTTTGTCGCACCTTGCGCGTTTGAAATTGATGACATTCGCTCTCTTGGAGAGGAGCAGTTTGGCCCAATCTTGCATATTGTGCGTTACAAAGCGAAAGAGTTAGCGCAAGTGATTGCCCATATTAATCAAACAGGGTTTGGTCTGACATTGGGTATTCATAGCCGCAATGAAACCACTTACCGCTGGATTGAGAAGCATGCCCGCGTAGGCAACAGTTACATCAATCGCGATCAAGTTGGTGCTGTGGTGGGTGTGCAACCTTTTGGAGGTCAGGGGTTATCAGGAACAGGACCAAAAGCTGGTGGCCCACACTACTTATTCCGATTCACACAAACTGCCGTTAGCCAATAAGAGAAGGAGATTCCAATGGTGCATCATGTTGCTAATTTTACCAATGCCTTCTCTGCTTGGGAGAACTGGAACTTAACCGACTTTGAGTCCAAAAGTGAATGCCTACTTTCACTCAAAGCCTCACTACAAAATCCGTTGCACGCCGCCGTTGTGGGCTTTCACCTACAGCAAGCGGAGCAATTACTTTCATTTACTCATCAGTTAGTTGGACCTACTGGCGAAACTAACGAGTTATACACGGCGGGGCGAGGCGTAACGGTTATCGCCGCAGACGTGGTGAGTGAACAAGCTCAACTCGCGATAGTGGCGCAGTGCACAGCAGCGTTGATTGCTGGCAACAGTGTGATTGTATGCAGCGATGATAGCGAGTTTACTCAAAATTTCGAGGCGGCTTATCAACAGTCGTCTCTGCCAACAAACTTGATGCATTTTGCTTCTTTTGAAGCATTGAATCAGGTGCTTGAATCTGATGTTCGTGCAGTAGGTTTTATTGGTTCATCCGAAGGGGAGAGAAGTCTTAACCGCCAATTGGCTGCGCGCGATGGTGCGATTGTGGCCTTAGTGTCGGAGACAGACTTAGCCACGCAAACGGTGGCGCACGATCCCCACCTATCACTCAGATTTATCACTGAGAGAACCAGAACAATAAATATAACAGCAGTGGGCGGCAATGCGACTTTACTGGGGGCTGTCGATTCCGATTAGGCTCGATGGTTCAAAGGCTCGCCAGCTCATAAATCCGTTTACTGATATGCCATGGAGGACATAGCAGTGAACGGATATTCTAAAAAAAGAGGAAAATCTAATGGAAAATAGCTTTGCTATTACAACCACGTTTATCGCCTATTTGATTCTAATGTTAGCGATTGGCGTGATTGCTTATCAACGAACGAAAAACTCGACGGATTATTTCTTGGGTGGACGTTCACTTGGACCTTGGCCTGCTGCACTGTCGGCAGGGGCATCAGATATGAGTGGCTGGTTGCTACTTGGTCTGCCGGGTTACGCGTATGCTGCAGGTATTGAAGCATTTTGGCTCGCAGGTGGTCTGCTAGTCGGTACTTGGGCTAACTGGCTGATCAGTGCGAAACGTCTGCGTACCTATAGTATTACTACGGATTCGTTAACAATCCCTGAGTTTTTCTCGCGTCGCTTCAATGACAATTCAAAATTGATTCAAACCATTTCTGCGTTCTTCATTTTGTTGTTCTTCCTTTTCTACACCAGTTCTGGTTTGGTTGCGGGCGGTAAGTTATTTGAGACTGTCTTTGGTTTAGAGTACTCAACGGCGGTGATCATTGGCACAGTATGTGTTGTTTCCTACACCCTGTTCGGTGGATTCCTAGCCGTTTCTTGGACTGACTTGGTGCAAGGCTTACTGATGTCTGCGGCGCTGTTAATTGTACCGATTGCAGCAATGCAAGGTGGTTTTAGTGATATCGCTAACCAACTAGAAGCAATGAACCCTGAGCTTTTGACACTGTGGAATGACTCAAAAGGACAACCACTTTCTGCTGTTGCGATTATCTCGTTAGTTGCGTGGGGCCTTGGCTACTTTGGTCAACCCCATATCTTGGCGCGTTTTAAAGCGACACGCAGCAACAAA
This window of the Vibrio panuliri genome carries:
- the putA gene encoding bifunctional proline dehydrogenase/L-glutamate gamma-semialdehyde dehydrogenase PutA, whose amino-acid sequence is MFTATDVLNAEFIEQPLDKLWALISPLYMVDESQWLEQLLPLATPSEPENAQIAQQTTQLIEAIRADKKSVQMIDALLLEYSLDTQEGILLMCLAEALMRIPDADTADALIRDKLSVADWKSHLKNSDSVFVNASTWGLMLTGKVVGLGANQQPSPSQAVNRLVNKLSEPVIRQAMNQAMKIMGHQFVLGRSIHEAQKNGLAMREKGFTYSYDMLGEAALTAADANKYFKDYLMAIEAVGRDISATTASPAPSVSIKLSALHPRYEVANQARVMTELHDILLQLLTRARELDVAITIDAEEADRLELSLKLFAKLFQHPTVQGWGKFGLVIQAYSKRALPVLVWLNRLAKQQGDVIPLRLVKGAYWDSEIKWSQQAGYENYPVYTRKESTDVAYLACARFLLSEGVRGNIYPQFASHNAQTVTSIAQMATHRDYEFQRLHGMGESLYNHVMTTYQQPVRIYAPVGSHKDLLPYLVRRLLENGANSSFVHRLVDARCPVESLTVHPVDALTQFESLSNRSIPLPRDIFPNRKNSLGINIDIESEALLLEPQVAQWMTHQWHLGPVINGQSVDESMIKEKAEQVVVTAPYDRRIEVGTMTFSNLDHVSEAIAGAELAFTTWHSLPFAERAKPLEKLADLLEQNLAELVALCHKEAGKTIHDAIDEVREAVDFCRFYAKQESALAPISVASFDGTDKQVTRQGRGVFVCISPWNFPLAIFLGQVTAALVAGNTVVAKPAEQTSLIAARAVGLMLEAGFPAGVIQLVVGKGAEIGAALTSHPAIAGVAFTGSTLTAQRINQSLAKREAAPVPLIAETGGQNAMIVDSTALPEQVVRDVIRSAFASAGQRCSALRVLYVQEDIADRIIGLIHGAMNELSVGLPYLHATDVGPVIDSGAKQKLIKHIDSMASQYKTVAQLTLGDACEHGDFVAPCAFEIDDIRSLGEEQFGPILHIVRYKAKELAQVIAHINQTGFGLTLGIHSRNETTYRWIEKHARVGNSYINRDQVGAVVGVQPFGGQGLSGTGPKAGGPHYLFRFTQTAVSQ
- a CDS encoding 1-pyrroline-5-carboxylate dehydrogenase; protein product: MVHHVANFTNAFSAWENWNLTDFESKSECLLSLKASLQNPLHAAVVGFHLQQAEQLLSFTHQLVGPTGETNELYTAGRGVTVIAADVVSEQAQLAIVAQCTAALIAGNSVIVCSDDSEFTQNFEAAYQQSSLPTNLMHFASFEALNQVLESDVRAVGFIGSSEGERSLNRQLAARDGAIVALVSETDLATQTVAHDPHLSLRFITERTRTINITAVGGNATLLGAVDSD
- a CDS encoding AraC family transcriptional regulator, which gives rise to MSDENKSSSPTPSLLVPKPAELVTLPSYMDCHDHYYTQIVIGLKGQAEFEVNGVGNLVGPGQGCVVTSGSGHAFGGVFEQSDILVLNMPLPSQTEPLMLKKLNELNQKDVYFQLDVQIQRLIQMLVAEMQASPDDLLLSRACNDTVMALLQRHTSTLQVSRKESRFDLDAIDRYIEQHLTQKISVAQLAGSVFLGESQFHSLFKEQLGVTPHQYVLSKRIDMAKQLIEQRNLTLGQIAELTGFSGQSTFAHAFSRLQGLSPSQYKKRFG
- a CDS encoding SUMF1/EgtB/PvdO family nonheme iron enzyme, which translates into the protein MRTRFSTLFLALAPCLISASAVAESTTADSVVAIEDQLFSKHAELKNAQQTRNEQQTIVAQRKDELAEITQQGASLNKKFLAAKTQLETDYQRMIDDPSVDLAATQAAYQDVWKQLKQNQSQQLSAEQSLEEAQQQLITQQAQVRAIEEEIAQFDSAKIRARVERLKNELTPEQEVSVGFTNRCQSDMTLAQCDAQTRELALQKAVKTFQTQLIDQVTEASLVQANANKASFNIHVLRHKTTKAGFYDGQRYQTLMDVALEARPSETTACTLLGVDKQYCFAPGYVSGQQFQDEQEIAWVTLAIRSNQYNDSVFVDGVSYGSTPVEIMLPVGQHHLVIKKDGYKTFKQDIALNGDRNFRANLKQNANELKAGDQFADLIGNGMKAPQMVAVTPGEYMLGENASNQFFLDHAFGIGATPVTVGDFDHFVRQTDYQTDAELKNTCTALENGEVTAVAKSYWRNPGFKQAANSPVVCVSRNDAEAYVEWLSSQTGHQYRLPSEDEWEIAARAGSQEDYWWGNHFVSGDANTGWSSSPWANISTSPVTAFPANSLGIYDAVGNVWQWTNHQQGVAKGGAWNFSPAQAVAYERLYLSPSSAANYVGFRVVRAIN
- the putP gene encoding sodium/proline symporter PutP; this encodes MENSFAITTTFIAYLILMLAIGVIAYQRTKNSTDYFLGGRSLGPWPAALSAGASDMSGWLLLGLPGYAYAAGIEAFWLAGGLLVGTWANWLISAKRLRTYSITTDSLTIPEFFSRRFNDNSKLIQTISAFFILLFFLFYTSSGLVAGGKLFETVFGLEYSTAVIIGTVCVVSYTLFGGFLAVSWTDLVQGLLMSAALLIVPIAAMQGGFSDIANQLEAMNPELLTLWNDSKGQPLSAVAIISLVAWGLGYFGQPHILARFKATRSNKDLTTARRIAVVWTGLSMLGAMMVGVVGLIYVHSTGNLSLDDGEKIFMLLVNAMFHPVVAGILLAAILAAIMSTADSQLLVSSSALAEDFYKQVFKKDASSEEVVMVGRVAVIAISIVALVLAMTPDSSVLGLVSYAWAGFGAAFGPAMVLSLYWSRMNRNGALAGIIVGGVTIVVWKQLTGGIFDMYEIVPGIVFSTLAIVGVSLATEEPDETVKAQYQQFEKQLRELP
- a CDS encoding PEGA domain-containing protein — translated: MITRRIPALLLALSPFWLSTSVAAEEASADPVAVIDEKLSNKQSELSTTVAEYDSEAQRFQQLQNENAKLKRDEQELNAKRNRAKSALDKQYSRLLDDPDIDLMSFQKEYQDAWASVKQNQSEMLENQQLATESEVRLSQIKQKQARLKAEFTYLEEQKVEARVKRLAAELSESDVIQTSFKTTCSATMTLGECTSQGQQLTKQKAVKAFKAKLMDRLTEANLAKQNANGVQLNVHVQESQIIRAGFEGNNSYFTELQAQLQAKPEATAACKMLNVSSRYCLKDESIAQKKQQDKNWVSVTVRSDQYNDNVVINGVKYGSTPVELMLPKGLHKVTVSKQGYQTYNREVTITHNDTVWVKLRSNEQS